One genomic region from Geothermobacter ehrlichii encodes:
- a CDS encoding histidine kinase dimerization/phospho-acceptor domain-containing protein, whose translation MPLQVFGIPDSSRLLSLRLLRAIQDNAFQSLWLLSPEGILEDANRTALKTIGAAIGELAAGVAHEINNPINGVLNYVQILLNKSRGRFNS comes from the coding sequence GCCGCTGCAGGTCTTTGGCATTCCAGACAGTTCCAGACTGCTCAGCCTGCGGCTGCTGCGGGCCATTCAGGACAATGCCTTTCAGTCCTTGTGGCTCCTGAGTCCGGAAGGCATCCTCGAGGACGCCAACCGCACTGCGCTCAAAACCATCGGCGCAGCCATCGGCGAGCTGGCGGCCGGAGTCGCCCACGAGATCAACAATCCGATCAATGGCGTGCTCAACTATGTCCAGATTCTGCTCAACAAGAGCCGGGGTAGATTCAACTCATAA